From one Bacillus sp. Marseille-P3661 genomic stretch:
- a CDS encoding UxaA family hydrolase, translating into MKNSYIQIHHNDSVIIALQSFKQGEIIEVNGSSLQLKEDIEYGHKIALKNIAVDEDVIKYGFPIGHATREITAGEWIHTHNVKTNLKGKLDYTFNQKMTKHEQLLPVNELTFNGYVRSNGDVGIRNEIWIINTVGCINKTAELLAKMATKEFSDQNIDGVYHFPHPFGCSQLGDDLHNTQKILRNLVQHPNAAGVLVLGLGCENNHIPVFKEVLGEYDENRVKFLSVQAVDDELEEGIDVIEELVNYASQFKRQPVPLSKLKVGLKCGGSDGLSGITANPLVGAFSDDLIAAGGTTVLTEVPEMFGAETILMERAKDEQTFNQIVNLVNDFKDYFIKHDQPVYENPSPGNKKGGITTLEEKSLGCVQKGGTSAVQDVHDYGGIATKPGLNLLQGPGNDLVSVTSLAASGAHIVLFTTGRGTPFGGPVPTVKISSNTALAEKKKSWIDFNAGQLVEGKPMEQLRYEFLQYVINVASGESYTNNEKNGYKEISIFKDGVFL; encoded by the coding sequence ATGAAAAATTCATATATTCAAATACACCATAATGACTCAGTAATCATTGCTTTACAAAGCTTTAAACAAGGTGAAATTATTGAGGTAAATGGTTCATCACTTCAATTAAAAGAGGATATTGAATACGGGCATAAAATAGCTCTTAAAAATATTGCAGTAGATGAGGATGTTATTAAATATGGTTTCCCGATTGGACATGCTACCCGGGAAATAACTGCGGGTGAATGGATTCATACTCATAATGTAAAAACTAACCTTAAAGGTAAACTTGATTATACGTTTAACCAAAAGATGACAAAACATGAACAACTATTACCCGTGAATGAATTAACGTTTAACGGCTATGTTAGAAGTAATGGCGATGTTGGCATTCGCAATGAAATTTGGATCATCAATACAGTCGGCTGTATTAATAAAACAGCTGAACTGTTAGCAAAGATGGCAACAAAAGAATTTAGTGACCAAAATATTGACGGGGTCTATCACTTTCCGCATCCATTTGGATGTTCACAGTTAGGCGACGATCTTCATAATACACAAAAAATATTAAGAAATTTGGTGCAGCACCCTAATGCTGCAGGTGTGTTAGTGCTAGGTCTTGGCTGTGAAAATAACCATATTCCAGTATTTAAAGAAGTACTTGGTGAATATGATGAAAATCGTGTTAAATTTTTAAGTGTACAAGCTGTTGATGATGAGCTTGAAGAAGGAATAGATGTAATCGAAGAGTTAGTTAACTATGCAAGTCAATTTAAAAGACAACCTGTTCCACTTTCAAAATTAAAAGTAGGCTTAAAATGTGGAGGCTCTGATGGGTTATCAGGAATTACAGCCAACCCTTTAGTTGGAGCTTTTTCAGATGATTTAATTGCTGCCGGTGGAACAACGGTTTTAACTGAAGTTCCTGAAATGTTTGGTGCAGAAACAATTTTAATGGAACGGGCTAAAGATGAGCAAACTTTCAACCAAATTGTCAATTTAGTAAATGATTTTAAAGATTACTTTATAAAGCATGATCAACCTGTATATGAGAACCCTTCACCAGGTAATAAAAAAGGTGGAATAACAACGCTTGAAGAAAAGTCACTAGGCTGTGTCCAAAAAGGTGGAACAAGTGCTGTTCAGGATGTTCATGATTATGGTGGAATTGCCACCAAACCAGGCTTAAATCTTTTACAAGGCCCTGGTAATGACCTGGTATCTGTTACTTCATTAGCAGCATCAGGCGCACATATTGTACTATTTACAACGGGAAGAGGCACACCGTTTGGAGGGCCTGTTCCAACTGTCAAGATCTCGTCTAACACAGCTCTTGCTGAGAAAAAGAAAAGCTGGATTGACTTTAATGCAGGGCAATTAGTTGAAGGGAAACCGATGGAGCAGCTGCGATATGAATTTTTACAATATGTAATAAATGTAGCATCAGGTGAAAGCTATACAAATAATGAGAAAAACGGATATAAAGAGATTTCTATCTTTAAAGATGGAGTGTTTTTATAA
- a CDS encoding LysE family translocator has translation MDFLSIISFLGAAIVLTLMPGPDNLFTLTQSIANGKNAGIFTTLGLCTGLLVHISAATIGISAVIYQSAFAFTVVKYAGAAYLLFLAFKSFKEKESSLNLNNEDSLEYKSLYKKGIIMNLLNPKVSLFFLAFFPQFINYEYGNVSIQMLIYGILFLVQALVIFTLISIFAGKVGYFLRKNASITKKMNIIQGSLFTLIGLKITFSQK, from the coding sequence GTGGACTTTCTGTCTATAATATCTTTTTTAGGTGCTGCAATAGTTCTTACCCTTATGCCTGGGCCAGATAACTTGTTCACCTTGACACAGAGTATAGCAAATGGGAAAAATGCAGGAATTTTTACTACTCTGGGGCTTTGCACAGGATTATTAGTACATATTTCTGCTGCGACCATCGGAATTTCAGCAGTGATTTATCAGTCAGCTTTTGCTTTTACAGTAGTGAAATATGCAGGAGCAGCATACTTGTTATTCTTAGCATTTAAGTCATTTAAAGAAAAAGAATCGAGTTTAAACCTTAACAACGAGGATTCTTTAGAGTACAAATCTTTATACAAAAAAGGAATCATAATGAATCTATTAAATCCAAAAGTTTCTTTGTTTTTCTTGGCATTCTTTCCGCAGTTCATCAATTATGAGTATGGTAATGTTTCTATACAAATGCTTATCTATGGAATCCTATTTCTAGTCCAAGCATTAGTAATTTTCACTTTAATAAGCATCTTTGCTGGAAAAGTAGGTTATTTTCTACGCAAAAATGCATCAATAACTAAAAAGATGAATATTATTCAAGGCTCATTGTTTACACTCATAGGGTTAAAAATTACTTTTAGCCAAAAATAA
- a CDS encoding lactate racemase domain-containing protein yields MDVINKLLDDVKLPKMVKVKQNFYAPEVEDVAAEVHKVINEAGVLSRIEKGDKVAIAVGSRGVAKINVLAREVVNAVKSVGGEPFVFPAMGSHGGATAEGQKGVLEHMGVTEEFIGAPIRATMEVVKVGELDNGVPCYVDKYAYEADKIIVINRIKAHTAFRGKYESGLMKMMTIGLGKQKGADAAHQYGFGYMAKHVEEIANIVMKKAPVIFGLGSIENAYDHVAKIVALPVERIPEEEPALLQEAKGLMARIMFENIDVLVVDEMGKDISGDGMDPNIIGRYATPYASGGPDVKRIVVLDLTKVTHGNANGIGLADIITKKLFDQIDYVQGFANGLTSTVTDVVKVPMFMETNELAVKAGVKTCNTFDKENVKIVRIKNTLEVGEIWISEGLLEAAKNNPEIEILSEPFEMEY; encoded by the coding sequence ATGGATGTAATCAATAAATTACTAGATGATGTAAAGCTACCTAAAATGGTTAAAGTTAAACAAAACTTTTATGCACCTGAAGTAGAGGATGTAGCTGCAGAGGTTCATAAGGTGATCAATGAAGCGGGTGTTTTGAGCCGAATTGAAAAAGGCGACAAGGTTGCAATTGCAGTAGGTAGTCGTGGTGTTGCAAAAATTAATGTTTTAGCACGTGAAGTTGTCAATGCTGTAAAGTCAGTTGGTGGAGAGCCGTTCGTTTTTCCTGCAATGGGAAGTCATGGCGGTGCTACAGCTGAAGGACAAAAAGGTGTATTGGAGCATATGGGCGTAACAGAAGAGTTTATTGGCGCACCTATTCGAGCAACGATGGAGGTTGTTAAAGTTGGCGAATTAGATAATGGTGTACCATGTTACGTTGATAAATATGCCTATGAAGCAGATAAGATCATCGTGATCAACCGTATAAAAGCACATACTGCTTTCCGTGGAAAGTACGAAAGCGGCTTAATGAAAATGATGACAATTGGTTTAGGTAAACAAAAAGGAGCAGACGCAGCTCATCAATATGGTTTTGGCTACATGGCAAAACATGTTGAGGAAATTGCTAACATCGTAATGAAAAAGGCTCCAGTTATATTTGGTTTAGGTTCAATCGAAAATGCATATGATCATGTTGCGAAAATTGTAGCTCTTCCGGTTGAGAGAATTCCAGAAGAAGAACCAGCGTTACTGCAGGAAGCAAAAGGCTTAATGGCTCGTATTATGTTTGAAAATATCGATGTACTTGTTGTTGATGAAATGGGTAAAGATATTTCTGGTGACGGCATGGATCCAAACATTATTGGACGATATGCGACACCATACGCGAGCGGAGGCCCTGATGTAAAGCGAATCGTAGTGCTTGATTTAACAAAGGTTACTCACGGAAATGCGAACGGAATTGGTCTTGCAGACATCATTACGAAAAAGCTGTTCGATCAAATCGACTATGTACAAGGGTTCGCAAATGGTTTAACAAGTACGGTTACGGATGTTGTGAAAGTACCGATGTTTATGGAAACAAATGAATTAGCTGTTAAAGCTGGCGTTAAAACATGCAACACTTTTGATAAAGAAAATGTTAAAATTGTTCGCATCAAAAACACACTCGAAGTTGGGGAAATTTGGATATCTGAAGGATTATTAGAAGCAGCAAAAAATAATCCGGAAATCGAAATTCTAAGCGAACCATTTGAAATGGAATATTAA
- a CDS encoding DNA-3-methyladenine glycosylase: MSLKPLDSHFYKLPTLELARMLLGKLLVKETVEGIASGWIVETEAYKGPSDRAAHSFNNRRTKRTEVMFGPPGYAYVYQMHTHSLVNVVSGQAGQPEAILIRAVQPHIGIELMYNRRGHLKKETELTSGPGKLTKALGIDKNDYGRPLFEQPLFIAEGFEPEVISAGPRIGIDNSGEAKEYPWRYWVTDNPFVSR, translated from the coding sequence ATGTCATTGAAACCGTTGGATTCCCACTTTTATAAGCTACCAACACTCGAACTGGCACGTATGTTACTTGGAAAATTACTAGTAAAGGAAACTGTAGAGGGGATTGCTTCTGGCTGGATAGTTGAAACGGAGGCGTATAAAGGGCCAAGCGACCGTGCTGCGCATAGTTTTAATAATCGCCGGACTAAAAGAACAGAGGTTATGTTTGGTCCACCTGGCTATGCTTATGTTTATCAAATGCATACCCATAGTCTTGTAAATGTAGTAAGTGGGCAGGCGGGGCAACCGGAAGCTATTTTAATAAGAGCTGTTCAGCCGCATATCGGGATTGAGCTCATGTATAATCGCCGTGGTCATTTGAAAAAAGAAACAGAGCTTACATCTGGACCAGGTAAATTAACAAAAGCACTTGGTATTGATAAAAATGACTATGGGCGCCCCTTGTTTGAGCAGCCGTTATTTATAGCGGAAGGATTTGAACCGGAAGTGATTTCAGCTGGCCCTCGGATTGGCATTGACAATAGCGGTGAAGCGAAAGAATATCCTTGGCGCTATTGGGTGACAGATAATCCGTTTGTTTCAAGGTAG
- a CDS encoding AraC family transcriptional regulator translates to MKPIRKQFDPNSSFPLQIVYKDTKRIQDELPYHFHDWYELIFVHRGKGTSFIDQSVRKMEGGNVFVIPGNTIHRVIPDEKTPATSTAIYFNPLLITNRFLGDTFSYLQIFEESLRSKSYKYILQKDQQRHINTLLDQIYFELTNKEMGYRHAALTHVQLLLLFLSRTMIKNPEQNSQSTHLGPSWMKDILEYLEQHFTDKITLEMLSSHSNVSIAHLSRVFKETTGLNISEYITTKRILKAKELLLRTNDKIAAIAEQCGFESMPHFHRTFKKYIGHTPADYRKNANYNKLKS, encoded by the coding sequence ATGAAACCCATTCGGAAACAATTTGATCCTAATAGTTCTTTTCCGCTGCAAATAGTCTATAAAGATACAAAAAGAATTCAAGATGAACTTCCCTATCATTTTCATGATTGGTACGAACTTATCTTTGTTCATCGCGGAAAGGGGACATCCTTTATCGACCAATCTGTTCGAAAAATGGAGGGTGGAAATGTCTTTGTGATTCCGGGAAATACAATTCATCGTGTTATTCCTGATGAGAAAACTCCCGCTACATCTACAGCCATTTACTTTAATCCATTGCTCATTACCAACCGATTTCTCGGTGATACTTTTTCTTATTTGCAAATTTTTGAGGAAAGTCTTCGATCGAAATCGTATAAATATATCTTGCAAAAAGATCAGCAAAGACACATCAATACGCTTTTAGATCAAATCTATTTTGAGTTAACTAATAAAGAAATGGGTTATCGCCATGCCGCCTTAACACATGTTCAGTTATTACTATTATTCTTAAGTCGAACAATGATTAAAAACCCCGAACAAAATTCACAGTCTACCCATTTGGGGCCATCTTGGATGAAAGATATTCTCGAATATTTAGAACAGCATTTTACAGACAAAATAACTTTAGAAATGCTATCAAGTCATAGCAATGTAAGCATTGCACATTTAAGCCGTGTCTTTAAAGAAACGACCGGATTAAATATATCAGAATATATTACAACAAAACGCATATTAAAAGCGAAAGAGCTACTGTTGCGTACAAACGATAAAATCGCAGCTATTGCCGAGCAGTGTGGATTTGAAAGTATGCCCCACTTCCATCGTACGTTTAAAAAATATATTGGTCATACGCCTGCCGATTATCGAAAAAATGCGAATTATAATAAACTAAAAAGTTAA